Below is a window of Brassica napus cultivar Da-Ae chromosome A5, Da-Ae, whole genome shotgun sequence DNA.
TTATGATTCGTTTTGTTATTTTAGGTAAActagttttataatttaattctgAACTAAGTCATAATTTCTTATATTCAGTATTTGAATAATTTTGTTAACTgtatttttctgatttttttaacatatatatatatatatatatatatcttttataaatttatgtataatttaatagATGTAGAGTtagaaacaaatagaaaaaaatgaagtgTTCCTTGGTTTGAGGTTGTACAACTGATAACCAATATGTTTTTGAATATACAGATTTGaatattcataaattaaataacaaataattaatgttatgttttatatataaatttttaagtcattttgtAATTTACATTTATAACAAGTAAATATAGAATTATTCTAAAAAATACTAAGTTTTCACTCAATTAAACATAGTATTAGAATTTAGATCATTTTATTCAGTTTAATGATATAGGATcggttttatgatcatttagTATCCTAATTATTTGTATCCTTTTGTGAATTTTTCTTCTCGAATTCACGTAATATGTATAGTCtatacctaattttttttaaagatatttccatttttttatatttatatggtttgtgataaaatattaaaaacgaaattaacatttaaaatattattaagaaaaaaaaagaaatataacaaaaagctcttatgaataataatttttatttacaatgtAACTAACCAATCTTAGAATTAACGTGAAACCAATACATAAAAAAACACTGATTTCTCAAAATATAGAGATTCAAATAATTACGTGGATTATTAATTATATGGATTAGAATTCTGAAAtcaaatcatttatattttttggacaaacatcaaataatttttttatcataaaatatcCGTTTTGAAATCAATATAAGGTTGATGAAGTCATTTCAAACAACATTATTGAATTTCATATACTGCGTGCAACGAGGAGTTCGTGACCGAAAATTTGTCAGGAAGATATGAAAAATTTGACAGAGAAACGTCTGAGCCAGGCAACTGGTTTTATACAGCATAGTGCAGAGTGAGCGCTTTCTTGCGAGTAGAGCGGGTCAGGTGGATCGGGACCGACCAGTATAACCATTTAACAAATACATGCTCTTGATTTATAACAATGTCTTGGTTACGGGCTCCTGAGAGATATATGCTAAACTGCCTACACTTTTGAACTATGCAATTTATCAGTTATTTTTTAAGCCTTTGATTAAGTAAAAAGAGCATTTTGTTTTTAGATAAGACCAGACTAGAAAACCAGGGATCACAACTTTGAAATTAGGGTTAAGATTTTTACATCCAGGATGTTGCATATAATCTTTGGGAAACAGAAACCGAGAACAAGAAGACGAGCAAGAGTGTACTTTATGTCATAAACCAAAAAGCCGTGTCTAAGAAGAGCAGCAGTAGCTAGATGAAGAAGCACTGCTTGTTTGTGCTGGGTTTTGTTTGAAGATGTTCTTCTTCCCTCCAGACGAACCTTCAGCAGTAAGACTAGGCGTTTCCAAGATCTGCACGTACACAAAGGTCTGAGACTTAGACATACTAAtcctcagaaaaaaaaaaaaactgaggaaGGCACGGATTTTAACCTTAAGAACAAGCTCTTCGAAACATTGCTCAACGTTGACTCGAGTCTTTGCACTACACTCCAGAAACAAACATCCGTACTCCCGAGCAAAGTCTATGCCTTCTTTTTTAGAGACGGCTCTTTCACTCTCCTGGAGATGACATTAGGGTCAAAAGAGTTGCAGCATAGTAGACAGACACTTAGCCAAGAGAGATCCCTACCTTGTCGACTTTATTCCCAACAAGCATCTTGATGCAATCCTGATTGGTCGAGTACAGGTCGATTTCCTTAGCCCATATATCTGATAGATTTGTGAATGTGTCTCGTCGTGTCACATCATACACTACAAATGGAGAAATCCCAAAAGTCacttacaaagaaaaacaaagcatTGATGAAGTGTGTAGCCTATAGGAGATCAAAGATAAACAAATGATTTTGTTCATTTTAGAGAGCCATACCCATTATTATGCCCTGAGCTCCTCTGTAATATGAACTTGTTAGCGTCCTAAACCTCTCTTGCCCAGCTGAGTGATCAGATAAAAACACCCCACAACTGATGAGAGAccaccaaataaaaaaaaactgaacgaAAAATACAAGACAGTGACACTAATCTCGTAACCATATTAAATACAAGATACTAACATGTTAACCATTCTGAATACACAACATCACCACCAATCTTATAACCATTCCAAAGAAAAGACATCTAATAACCATACAAAAGACAAGACACTAGTCTCTTAACTATCCTAAATACAAGATAATAATCTCTTAAAAATTCTGAGTACAACACACTAATCACATGAAATTATGTATCTTAACCATTCTAAATAAAAGACACTAGTGAGTAGTCTCACTAATATTTAAACTAATAGAAATGCAAGACAAATATCATAAGTCACACAATATCTTAaaaagggaagaagaagattacAAACAAAATGCATCAAATCAAGTGAAAATTTAAACTGAAACCACAAGATTTGACATTTACATGAATCCAAATCATTGCATGAAATTCTTCCCAGGATACTAATAAAGCAAAATCATGATTTAAGAAATCAAACCTGTATCCCAAATGGCAAGCTTCAGTTTCTTCTCTCCAATGGTAAGATACTTAACCTTAAAATCCACACCTAGAAAAGGAAGATCCAAATCAAAGCAAAGAAAACCCATACGGATAGGTAGTAAGGTCGATCAGGATTGATAAAACTCACCGATAGTGGGAGAAAGGTCATCAAAGGTATTAGATGTGAAACTCAACAAGAGAGAGCTTTTCCCAACACCAGAATCTCCGATCAATAAGACTTTGAACAAGTAATCAAATTCTGGTTGCCCCGACGAAGAACCCATCGAAAAACAATCAAACACACAAACTTTGAATCGATGAGGAAACTTTCTTCGGGATCTGAGATAAGAATGACACAGAGGCAGACGAAAAAGCCGAAGAAAATCTCAGAAACAGGGAGAGAGATGCCTTTTTTGTTTCACCGACTCGCTTCTGTATTACACGCGGGGCCACCAGAATAATCTCCTACGGTTGGTCTTACGGTAAAATTTATGTATGTCGTTTTTTTATCTCTTCCTAACCGTTGGATCTATTTATTCGACATCGGTCGAAACTAGTACATACTAAGCAGTTGGGACTTCAGGATCTTAAGCCCAATTTTTGTGGGCAGTGTCCAGTCTACGTTCGATGTTGCGTAACTGCAGATTTTGAGTGAGTTTTAGAGATCAACATAAAATGATAAACTTTCTCATTTTAGGTGTTCAGGAGTTTGAGATCCTGACGTTTGACATATAGGCCCTGTTCGTTTCGCGGTCGCTAGCGTCAGCGACCAGTTCCAGCGTCTAAACGTTGTTCGTTTATCTGTTGCTGGTAATGCGACCGATCGCTGCGACCAGACGCTAGCGATCCGcgtttaaaaattttgatcgcCGAAAAATTCAGTGTTGCGACCAAAAACCTGCGATAAAAAAGTGCAAAAGACAAGAACACCCTCGATCTATCttaaaaatcacaaaacaataCCCTTAACCCGAAAGCTCATTCACGAGATCTCTCTCACACCTCTCTTCACCATCTCTTACGATCTCTCAGGCTTCTCTTCACCATCTCTCACAATCTCTCATCACcatgttgtagtacccacgactgaggttcccatcatccgcaaaggtcctaccacaaggtccggctcaagggttataagagctggatttgccaaagctgtccaggagttgcttgcacaggaacaaaccggattcaagcaactattgatccaggagttggcCGACTTAAAGCTTGAAGACACCAGCGAGCCATTAGAGGTTCCAGACTCCTTCCATTCAAGCCAATTCTCCTCCATCGaccagaatgaagccggcctgattatttccaccttcatcctcaatccatccaaccaacttgcttccggttcagagatgtAGCCGttcatcagaaggagtagtatgtgttgtactctttttccttatcgggttttgtcccactgggtttttccgaaaggttttaatgaggcaacatgcaagcatactatgagttctgatccggacatctcaagccgcgaccggtctattgcttttctttaatttatttcggTTATGACtatggccatttgtctaggccttttTATCTTTTAGAGTCCATTAAGGAACAGCTATTTAAACACTTGTAGTAGCCAAATTTTCGgcaagtcttttatgaaatcgagttttgctttagcaaagaaaccctaagtctttcagttgtgtgaaacattgagagcagccgcgtgacatatcaaagagccgatccattgttctttgtggcgtccatcgatccattccattccttctctgaatcttgagagagacacacgtccaaCAAGAGCCGGAGCCATAACTATCCTCCTATCCGACCTAGGCATCTcgctgagagagacatacgtccagcagcagattccatccgccaatctactcctttctctatcttttgtttttagatttcattcatccaattctataaaaaccaaaagaatcatatcttgTTCTGTTCTTGTTCCTATTGAAAACTCACTAAAGGTTCCTATCTGTTGCAGGTTCGATCACAAGCAAGAGACGAGCCGGCCCGTACCATCCATCCGAGACAAGGCTGAACCGCGGATCGGtcatccgtccgtccgtccgtccgtccgttcgaccctACGACCcatgcctacaacattttggtatcagagctgaagtttcctgcgaaactcagttcttcctgaaccctagccgtcacaattcaaaaaaaaaaaaatttactttcctttttttttaaaatttcggattgttctccaagttttctatttttgcatttaaaaaaaattaaagaagttttactttctttccaagttttcgaaagtcaaaaaaaaaaaatattcatctttcctttttttaactTGATTCGATTTTTACCATAAATTTTGCATTTACTCTTAGCCTTGGTCGATACTCAAAGTATCCGACCCAAGCAACTATTTAACCCCCCTTGccttttaatctttctttgagTTTCTTTGCAGAGAACTATGGGAGATGTAGGTCAAGACCAAGCGGCCATAAACGCTCAACTCTTAGCTGACAATGAAGAACTGAGGGCGAGCCTTAGGACTATCACCGCCGAGCTTGCTCAGATGCGGCAGGGAGGCAGGCCCAACGGACCTCGACCACCAGGAAGGCATCAGCCGGACCCGCATGACACTGACTCGGACGCGGACAGTACCGATGATACGCGCAGTCAGGACGAGGAGAGGCCGAACCGGGGAGGTAGGAGGAACGCGCGAGGACCCCGGGCCCAAGTAGGAGGAGGCCGCGACCATAGGGGAGGTCGAGACCGAGAGGAGGAAGAGCCTTGGTTGGGAGGCAAGGCGCTTAAGCTTCATCCCCCAACGTTTGCCGGCAAGGTTGATCCGGATGCCTACATCGTGTGGGAgaagcgcatggagtacatcttcgactattatcaatatagtgaggccaagaaggttgccctagcagcagcccagctgacggacaatgctctttcgtggtgggatcgagacgttgctaagtccgggccagtgtggagagcgcgtaattggaccgagatgcggaccaagcttcgcgcgaggtacattccatcttactaccagcgtgatgtgctaaaacgttttcaaaaacttacgcagggaactaagactgtggaggagtactttgaggagttcgaggcacttaggaataagcttgagaccgacgagcccgaggagacaatgatgtcccaattcctggaagggctgcaagaccgcattgcccgcaaggtggagagacaACACTATGAAGACTTCAACGATCTATTGCACTTTGCTACGCAAGCCGAGCAGCACATCAAGCGCAAGACGGCCAGTACCAGCCGCAGCAAACCTGCTTGGACTCAACCGGGTTCAAAGCAAGGCGACAAGGGCAAGACGATTGAGATTGAGAGCCGATTCAAGACCAACCAGGCTGAATCGTCTAATGCATCTAAGCCGGAGCAGGGTAAGACTCAAGCCCAAAATTTGCGTACTCGTGACATCATTTGTTATAAGTGTCAGGGCAAAGGCCACTACGCTCGGGATTGTCCAAACAAACGAGTGATGGTCCTAAAGGGGGATGGCGAGTATGAATCCCAAGATGAGGCAGAGGCCGCGGCCGCGATCTCTGATGAAGaagtaaccgactacccggagacAGGCGAGCTGCTAGTGACCCGAAGAGCTCTTAGCACCCTCTTTGACCCAGAGACCATCCAGCGGGAGAACATCTTCCACACCAGATGTAGTGTTGATCACAAGGTATGTAGTTTGATCATAGATGGCGGATCTTGTACTAACGTGGCTAGCAAGTATCTTGTTGATAAGCTAGGGTTGGTCAAAACTGCCCATCCTCGACCATACCGTCTcaaatggctcaatgatgagactgagctcaagattgccgaacaagttgttgtgtccttcagtattggcaagtaccaagaccaggtcaagtgtgatgttgtgcccatgcaagccggccatatacttctcggaaggccgtggcagtttgacaaggagacacTTCACCATGGCCGCACCAACATCTACAGTTTcgtccacaacaacaagaagcacagcctagcACCTCTCAGCCCTCAAGAAGTTCATGATATGCAAAAGGCAATGACGCAGTCCGGCCAGGTAAGTAACACTAACCTTTACATGACTTCCGGACAAGTGCTTAAATCATTACAACGTgagacacaggtgctactaatgatctttaaggaaggttgttttgcaggtttagaAGCTCCTGAAGTACCGGACGTAGTACAAGACCTCATGGGACGTTACAAGGATGTCTTCCCTGACGAGATCCCTGCCGGTTTACCCCCTATCCGTGGCATAGAACATCAGATCGATCTTGTACCCGGCGCGCCACTACCAAACCGAGCCGCTTACCGTGTCAATCCTGAGGAAGCTAAGGAGCTGGAACGGcaggtccaagacctcatggacaaAGGCTACATCCGCGAGAGCCTTAGCCCCTGTGCAGTCCCGGTCCTACTagtgcctaagaaagatgggacatggcgcatgtgtgtggactgccgagccatcaacaacataaccatcaaatatcggtaccctatacctagattagatgatatgttggatgaactgagtgggtctgttgtgttttctaagattgatctcaggagtggataccatcaagtccgcatgaaggaaggagatgagtggaaaaccgccttcaagaccaagcaaggtctatacgagtggctggtgatgccgtttggccttaccaacgcccctagcaccttcatgagactcatgaatgaggtcctccgaccttacattggtaaattcgtggttgtatactttgatgatatcttgatttACAGCAGGTCTTTAACTGAACACATGGGACACctagaacaggttttgaaagccttaaggcaagaaggcctttatgctaaccttaagaaatgtgtattctgCACTGATCAGttggtatttttaggctttgttgtgagttcacagggactgaaggttgatgaggagaagatcaaggccataCAAGACTGGCCGACCCCGACCACGATCGGACATATCCGCAGCTTCCATGGACTAGCCAGTTTCTACCGACGATTTGTGAAGGACTTCAGTACCATTGCCGCCCCAATGAcctccgtgatcaagaagaatgtaacctttgcttggggtcctgcccaagaggagtctttcaacaggCTTAAATATAGTTTGACACATGCACCGGTCCTAACTCTtcctgattttgataaaccttttgagattgagtgtgatgcttcaggGACAGGGATAGGAGCCGTACTGACCCAAGGAGGCCGGCCAGTGGCTTTCTTTagtgagaaattgagtggagccgccctcaattaccccacctatgataaagagctatatgctctagtaaggtcacttgaaacttggcaacattatcttctgtctaaagagtttattattcatacagatcacgAGACTCTTAAACACTTGAGGggccagaccacactcaagaagaggcatgctaggtggctggagttcgtggagacttttccttatgtgatcaagtacaagaaggggaAGGACAACGTAGTGGCCGACGCTCTATCCCGACGCCACACGCTCATTACCACCATGGAggccaagatcatgggttttgaACAACTTAAAATGTCTTATGAAACTGACCCTGATTTTTCTGAGCTTTACAGTAACACGGCTAAGGGAGCCATGGGTCCATTCTATCAGCAGGACGGGTTCCTCTTCAAGGAGAAGCGCCTGTGCATTCCTCATGGTTCCATGCGAGACTTACTGACACGAGAAGCTCATGGGGGCGGGTTGATGGGGCATTTCGGCCGAGACAAAACCCTGAGCGTCCTCTCcgaccacttctattggcccAGGATGAGGCGTTACGTCGAGAGCCTATGTGCCAAgtgcactgtctgtctcaaaaccaaatccaggTCGCATCCTTATGGTTTACACATGCCTTTACCTATTCCTATTGCACCATGGGTTGATctgtctatggactttgtgctgggcttgcccaagatagaacacaaggattctatttttgttgtagtggacaggttctccaagatggcacatttcattCCATGTTCcaagaccaatgatgcaagccaaaccgctgatctcttcttcaaggaagTGGTGCGCTTACATGGAGTGCCACGTACCATTGTGTCCGACCGAGACACAAAATTCCTCAGCCACTTCTGGAGAACATTGTGGAAGAAGCTTGGAACCAAGCTCCTcttctcgaccacttgccacccacagactgatggtcagaccgaggtagtaaaccgtacactctctcaGTTGTTGAGGGCTACGGTGGGTAAGAACCTTAGAAATTGGTTGAGTTGTTTGCCTttcattgagtttgcttataaccatgcaaggCACTCTATTACTAACCTCTCCCCTTTTGAGATCGTGTATGGCTTTAGACCAGAGACGCCCATGGACCTATCCGCACTGCCCCCAGCCATGCAAGTTAGCCAGAGTGGTGAAAAAAGGCTGAGTTTGTGAAGAACATGCACCGGCAAGTCAAGGAgactttggagaagaaggctgAACGGAACAGGATTAAGCTCAACAAGGGACGCACAGAAGTTATCTTCCAACCAGGCGACTGGGTGTGGCTCCACATGAGGCCAGAACGGTTTCCggaagagaggaagagcaaaTTATCCCCACGAGGGGACGGACCTTTCCGAGTGCTAGAccggatcaatgacaatgcctaccggctagagctgccaggtgagttccaagtatcccgaacgttcaatgtgtctgatttgtctccttatattgcagatgacggagatgttctgaggacagaacctgttcaagagggaggggatgttgtagtacccacgactgaggttcccatcatccgcaaaggtcctaccacaaggtccggctcaagggttataagagctggatttgccaaagctgtccaggagttgcttgcacaggaacaaaccggattcaagcaactattgatccaggagttggcCGACTTAAAGCTTGAAGACACCAGCGAGCCATTAGAGGTTCCAGACTCCTTCCATTCAAGCCAATTCTCCTCCATCGaccagaatgaagccggcctgatcatttccaccttcatcctcaatccatccaaccaacttgcttccggttcagagatgtAGCCgtccatcagaaggagtagtatgtgttgtactctttttccttatcgggttttgtcccactgggtttttccgaaaggttttaatgaggcaacatgcaagcatactatgagttctgatccggacatctcaagccgcgaccggtctattgcttttctttaatttatttcggttaagactatggccatttgtctaggccttttTATCTTTTAGAGTCCATTAAGGAACAGCTATTTAAACACTTGTAGTAGCCAAATTTTCGgcaagtcttttatgaaatcgagttttgctttagcaaagaaaccctaagtctttcagttgtgtgaaacattgagagcagccgcgtgacatatcaaagagccgatccattgttctttgtggcgtccatcgatccattccattccttctctgaatcttgagagagacacacgtccaaCAAGAGCCGGAGCCATAACTATCCTCCTATCCGACCTAGGCATCTcgctgagagagacatacgtccagcagcagattccatccgccaatctactcctttctctatcttttgtttttagatttcattcatccaattctataaaaaccaaaagaatcatatcttgTTCTGTTCTTGTTCCTATTGAAAACTCACTAAAGGTTCCTATCTGTTGCAGGTTCGATCACAAGCAAGAGACGAGCCGGCCCGTACCATCCATCCGAGACAAGGCTGAACCGCGGATCGGTCATCCGTctgtccgtccgtccgtccgttcgaccctcCGACCCATGCCTACAACACACCATCTCTCCTCACGATCTCTCTCACACCtctcttcaccatctttcacgcCTCTCTTCACCATCTCTCACGCTTCTCTCCACCATCTCTCATGCctcagctctctctctctctctctctctctctctctctctctctctctccctctctctctctctctctctctctctctctctctctctctctctctctctctctctctctctctctctctctctctctctctctctctctctctctctctctctctctgattcgAAGTAAATCCTTTTATTTTGAACTTTCAGGCAGTTCTCTCTCTGATTCTGATTCGAACTCAGGTACAATCGATCTCAACCTTTCACTTGAGAGATTTAGGAGGATTTATAGCTAGTACTGAAATCAGTAAGATGGGCATGTAAGAAAATTGCATTGTTCTGTGTTTTGagattataatatgttttgatCATCTAAGATTGTAGTATTTGTAGAGATGGGTTTTCGATTTCAGTTATTATAAGTCTTTG
It encodes the following:
- the LOC125609629 gene encoding ras-related protein RABC1-like isoform X1; translation: MGSSSGQPEFDYLFKVLLIGDSGVGKSSLLLSFTSNTFDDLSPTIGVDFKVKYLTIGEKKLKLAIWDTAGQERFRTLTSSYYRGAQGIIMVYDVTRRDTFTNLSDIWAKEIDLYSTNQDCIKMLVGNKVDKESERAVSKKEGIDFAREYGCLFLECSAKTRVNVEQCFEELVLKILETPSLTAEGSSGGKKNIFKQNPAQTSSASSSSYCCSS
- the LOC125609629 gene encoding ras-related protein RABC1-like isoform X2, which produces MGSSSGQPEFDYLFKVLLIGDSGVGKSSLLLSFTSNTFDDLSPTIGVDFKVKYLTIGEKKLKLAIWDTVYDVTRRDTFTNLSDIWAKEIDLYSTNQDCIKMLVGNKVDKESERAVSKKEGIDFAREYGCLFLECSAKTRVNVEQCFEELVLKILETPSLTAEGSSGGKKNIFKQNPAQTSSASSSSYCCSS